Genomic window (Streptomyces sp. TG1A-60):
GCGACGTACTTCGTCCAGGTCGCCGCCGACCAGCGTCGCGCCGGTGGAGACGCCCGCGTTGTTGATCAGCAGCGTCGCGTCCGACGCGATGCGGGCGGCCTCCCGTATCGACTCCTGGTCCGTCACGTCGAGGCGCAACGGGTGGACGCCCGGCAGGTCGACCGTCTCGGGACGGCGGGCCGCCGCGTAGACCTTGGCGCCATGCTCCACGAGCTGGGCGGCCAGGTGCCGCCCGAGGCCCCGGTTGGCGCCGGTGACAACCGCGACCGCGTTCTTGAGTTCCATGCTCGCTCCTGTCCTTCGCAGACGCCGTCGGAGCACCCGCGTCAATTAGATTGCAGCCACAATCTAAACACGCGACTAGGATAGATGCCAATCGACATCCAAACTGGTTCGTGCAGGAGGTGGCCATGGGCCGCGTATCGCAGGCGCAGGCGCAGGAAAATCGCAGGCGGGTGGTGGACACCGCGTCGCGGCTGTTCCGGGAGCAGGGCACCCACGTCAGCGTCGCCGATCTCATGAAGGCGGCCGGCCTCACCCACGGCGCCTTCTACAAGCAGTTCGCCTCCAAGGAAGCGCTCGTCGATGAGGTCACCGCCCACGCCTTCGATGAGTTCGCACGGCGCTTTGCGGCCGGGCTCGAGCGGCACGACGGGCAGCGGGATGCCGCTCGGCGGGCCCTGATCGACGCCTACCTCTCCGTCGAACACCGTGACAACGCGGCGGACGGCTGCCCGGTCGCGGCTCTCGCCATCGACGTCGCGCGCGGACCCGAAGGCCGCGAGGCGCGCCGTACCTACGCGGAGGGCGTGGCCGACTTCGCCGCGTTCCTCGCCCCCGCCGAGGCCGTCGCGGACGTCGGGGGCGTCGGGGGCGTCGGGGGCGGCGAGGGCGGCGAGGGCGGCCTCGCCCGGCTGTGCACCCTGGTCGGTGCTCTGGTCCTGTCCCGGGCCACCCAGGGCTCCCCGCTCTCCGAGGAGATCCTCGCCGCCGCGCACGCGGCCCTGACGGAAGCCGACTGACCGGGGGCCCGGCATCGGGCGCCGCGCGGCGTGTGCGCACCGGCCGCACCCGCGAGGTGACGCGGGGCCCGAGGCTTCCGTGCTCGCGGCCTGATCGATCTGGCGTAGTTCCGTGCTCCCTACGACAGTTGTCGTGCAAATGCGACACCCATCGTGCTCAGCCTCACTCACGGGGCCGCAGTGGTGTAGCGCACTTTTGCAAGCGGGTGCTTGCAAAAGTTAGCAGAGGTGGGGCATGGTGGAGACATGGCATCGCTCAACGTCGGCAATCTCGGTGAGTACCTGCGTGAACAGCGGCGAAACGCGCAGCTGTCGCTCAGGCAGCTCGCCGACGCCGCCGGGGTGTCCAATCCGTATCTGAGCCAGATCGAGCGCGGGCTGCGCAAGCCGAGCGCGGAGGTGTTGCAGCAGGTCGCCAAGGCGCTGCGGATCTCCGCCGAGACGCTGTACGTGCGGGCCGGGATCCTCGACGCCGAGCGGGACGGGGAGGAGCGTCGGCGGGAGGACGCGACGCGCGCCGTCATCCTCGCCGATCCCACGCTGAACGAGCGGCAGAAACAGGTGCTGCTCCAGATCTACGAGTCCTTCCGCAAGGAGAACGGGTTCGAGATCGACCTCGGCGTCGGTGCCGGCGGCGGTGTCGGCGTGGCCACGGAAGCCGAGGAATCCTCGGCCCCCGGTCCTCGTACGACCGACGGCGACGATGCAGGTCCGCGACAGACGGCGGGTTGACGGGACTCGACGACGTGGACCACTTCAATGACTTGGACAACAGGGACGACTCGACGGTCTCGTCGACCACGGGTCGGACCGATCACGAAACCCTCAGCTGAAAGCCAACCCGGGAGGACCATCACCATGGCCATCACCGACGACATCCGCAAGGCCGTCACCGACCCGACGCCGTTCTACTTCGCCGCCGGCACCGCCGACCTCGCCCTCCAGCAGGCCAAGAAGGTCCCCGGTCTCGTCGAGCAGCTGCGCGCCGACGCCCCGGCCAGGATCGACGCCGTACGCCAGACGGACCCGAAGGCCGTCCAGGAGAAGGCGACCGCCCGCGTCAAGGAGACCCAGGAGAACGTCCAGACCAAGGTCACCGAGCTGTTCGGCACCCTCGACACCGACCTGAAGAAGTTCGGGGAGACCGCCCAGGACTTCGCGCTGCGCGGTGTCGGCGTGGCCGCCGAGTACGCCGTGAAGGCACGGGAGACGTACGAGAAGGTCGCCGAGCACGGTGAGCAGGCCGTGAAGACCTGGCGTGGCGAGGCCGCGGAGGAGATCGAGGAGCTCGCGATCGCCGTCGAGCCCAAGTCCCAGCCGGTCGAGGTCAAGGACGCCGCGAAGCCGACCGAGGCCAAGGCGGCGCCGGCGCCCGCCGCGAAGCCCGCCGAGGCCAAGGCCGCGCCCGCGCCCGCCGCCGCGAAGCCGGCGGCGAAGAAGGCTCCGGCCCGGAAGACGACGACCGCGAAGAAGACCACGCCGCCCGCCAGGTAAGGGGCGGCGCATATCGCGCCACGGGGACGGGCCGGGCACCTTTGGGGTGGCCGGCCCGTTCTGCGGGTACGGTGGCCGTAAGACGACTCGATCCAGGTGGTGGGCATTGTGCTGTTGACGGCATTCAGCGGCTTCGTGTCGCTGCTTTACCTCGCCATGCTGCTCCTCGCGGTGGTGGCGCTGGTGATGGCCGCGTTCGCGCGCGAGGACGCATATCGCGCCGCCGACAAGCAGAACAAGATGTTCTGGCTGATCTTGCTCGGCGTCACGGTCGTGGTGAACCTGGTCGTGCCGTTCCTCTTCCTGCAGATCGCGGGCTTGATCGCGACGATCGTCTTCCTCGTCGACGTACGCCCCGCGCTTCGGCAGGTCTCCGGTGGGGGCGGTGGCGGTCGCCGCGGTTCCAGCAGTGACGGGCCGTACGGGCCGTACAACGGCGGTCGGTGACCTCAGGCGTCGACAGCTGGGGCGGCGTGGACCCGGTACCCGGTCAGCTGTCTCGGTCCAGCAGGAGGACGGCCACGTCGTCGGTCAGTTCGCCGCCGTTGAGGTCGCGGACCTCGTTCACGGCCGCGCGTAGCAGGTCCTCGCCGCGCAGGCCCTGGGTGAGCTGGCGGCGGACCATCTCCACCATGCCGTCCTGGCCCAGCCGTTCCTTGCCCTCGCCGGTCCGGCCCTCTATCAGGCCGTCGGTGTACAGCATCAGACTCCAGGCGGCGCCCAGTTCGATCTGGGTGCGCGGCCAGCGGGCGTTCGGGAGCAGGCCGAGGGCGGGGCCGCCGTTGTCGTACGGCAGCAGCTCGGTCGGCGGGGTGGCCCCGCCCTGGCCGTGGCGGGCGATCAGCGGGGACGGGTGGCCGGCGAGGCAGAGGCCCGCGCGGCGGCCGTCGGGGGCGATGTCGACCGTGCAGAGCGTCGCGAAGATCTCGTCGCTCTCGCGCTCGTGCTCCAGGACGCGCTGGAGCGTGGACAGCAGCTCGTCGCCGCACAGACCCGCGAACGTCAGCGCCCGCCAGGCGATGCGCAGCTCCACGCCGAGCGCCGCCTCGTCGGGGCCGTGCCCGCAGACGTCGCCGATCATGACGTGCACGGTGCCGTCGGGGGTGCGGACGGTGTCGTAGAAGTCGCCGCCGAGCAGGGCGCGGGAACGGCCGGGGCGATAGCGGGCGGCGAACCGCAGGGACGAGCCCTCCAGCAGAGGCGTCGGCAACAGGCCGCGCTCCAGGCGTGCGTTCTCCTGGGCGCGCAGTTTGGACTCCGTGAGCCGACGCTCGGCGGTGTCCGACCGCTTCCGCTCCACGGCGTAGCGGATCGCGCGGCTGAGGAGGCGGCCGTCCAGTTCGTCCCGGAAGAGGTAGTCCTGTGCGCCGACTCGTACCGCTTCCGTGCCGCGTTCGATGTCGCCGGAGTCGGTGAGGGCGAGTACGGCGTGGCGGGGGGCCAGGGACAGGACGTTTTTGAGGACGGCGAGTTCGTCGTCGTTGGTGGTCCTGACCGCCGTGGCGTCCGAGCCGGGGGTGGTGGCGGCTGTGGGGGTGCCCGTGTTCGCTCCGGGGCCGACGCCCGGGCCGAGACTCGCGTCGGTGGTGCGGGTCGGGGCCGGGAGGGCCAGGTCCAGGAGGATGCAGTTGACGTCATCGGTCAGCAGGCGCTGGGCCTCGGTGAGGTTGCGGGCGGTGCGGACACGGATCGGCTTGCCCGCGGAGTCGAGTAGCCCGGGCACGTTGAGGGAACCCGCCGGGTCGTCCTCGATGAGGAGAACCGTGAGGTTGGTGGGGCCGCCGGGCTGGGCGGCCGGGCCGGCGGGTCCTGTCGGGCCTCCGGCGCCGGCGGGCCCGGGCGGGTTTGTGGAGTTGTCTGCAGGGGGCAGGGCCGAGGCGTTCAGGGCCGGCCCCTCTCCGAACGGGCCGCTGGGCGCGGACACGGCGTGCGCCTGACCACTCTCCACGGCCGGGATCGCTCTCTGCCGCGGTACGGGTACGGGCATCGTCTTGGGTTCCTTCCCTCCCCCGAGGGCATGGTGGGGCGAGGGACCTCGACCCACCGACGGGGACCTTAGCGCCAGGCGCCGCCACAACGGAATGCCTGGCGGGGCACGGGGTGGCAATCGGCCGCTGTCATATGCCGCATCTGGTACCGCACTTGGACATGGCGGTGCTTTCGTCAGGGATGACGTATGTCACGCGGCCGGGACCGAGCCGGATGCGGAAGGTGGTGAGGGTCACGTGGGGTGGGTCACGGTGTCCTCCAGGGGGAGGGTCAGCTCCTGATCCTTTACCTCTGAATCCTCTGCCCCGTACGGCCGCCCGCTCACGCGTCCGGTCGTACGACGCCCAAGATCTGCATCGTGCCCGCGCCGGCGATCGTCACCGTACGACCCGGTCGGGGGGCGTGGATGACGGAGCCGTTGCCCATGTACATGGCGACGTGGCTGGCGTCGGAGTTGTAGATGACGAGGTCGCCGGGGCGCATGTCCTTGATGTCGATGTGCTGGAGCCGCTTCCACTGTTCCTGGGAAGTGCGGGGGATCGGCCGGCCGGCGCTGGCCCAGGCCTGGCTGGTCAGGCCGGAGCAGTCGAAGGTCTTGGGGCCCTCGGCGCCCCATTCGTACGGCTTGCCCATCTGTTCCGTCGCGAACTTCACGGCCTTCTTGCCCTGCTCGGACGCCTTGCCGTTGATCTCGTCGAGGATGCCGGAGTCCAGCCAGGCCGCCTGCGACTCCTGCGCCGCGTCCTCCTCCAGCTGCGCCAACCGCTCCAGCTCGTCGTCCTCCAGTTGAGCTTCGAGCTCCTCGGCGGCGGCGATCTGCTTCTTGACCTTCTTCTTGGCCTTCTCCTTGGCCTTGCGGTTGGCCTCCAGCTTCTCCCAGCGTGCGGAGGCGTCCTCGGCGTACTGCTCCAAGTCCTGCTGGGTCCGGGTCATTTCGGCGAGCAGACCCTTGCTCGCCAGCTGGCCCTGACGCACACGGTCCGCGCCCTCCAGGAAGTCCTGAGGGTTCTCGCTCAGCCACAGCTGCACCTCGGGCGGGAGGCCACCGCCCCGGTACTGGGCGCGGGCCGCGGCGCCGATCAGGTCCTGCAGCTTGTCCAGCTTCGCCTGACCCTTGGCCATCTCCTGGGCCAGATCGACGATCTCGGCGGACTGCTTGTCGGCCTTCTCCTCAGCCGCGTTGTACGCGTCCGTGGCGACCGCCGCGTCGTGGTAGAGGCCTTCCAGCTTCTCCCGTACGGCCTCCAACTCCTCGTTCGTCACGGGCGTCGAGTCCGTGGCCGGAGTGCTCGCGCCTGAAGGAGTGTCCGAACCGGCCGAAGGTGTCGGGCTCGGGGTCGGCTCCGTCGGTGCCGTCTGGCTCGCGTACGCGGTGACCGGCGTGCCCAGCACCGTCATCGCGCAGACCACGGCCACAGCCACCATGGTCAGGTTCCGCCTGCCGGCTCCCATACTTCTTGCCCCCAACCCCAACAGAACACGACTGAACTGGTTAACCATCAGTAACTTCCTGGCGCCTGGGTGATCGTGTCACGGCGTCGCGCGATGCGACAGAGGTGGGCAAGAACTCACTTCCCCTCACTTCCCCTTGCTCCCACCTGCATGACAGTCCCCCGCCTGTGTGACGAACACCTCGGGAAGGCCGTTCCCGTGCGTCACGAAAACATCGCTCTGTGTAATCATCCGGTGGCGGTTCTCCGTGGACTTCCGTGGGCTTCCGTGGACCTCGTCGGGTTCCGTCGAGTTCCGTGGAGCTTCAGCCTCGCGGCGCCAAAGCCTCCCACGCCACGGTTACTTCGCCCTGCCGCCAGCGCGTCACCCCGTCCCGCACCGGCCAGTCGGCGCTCAGGGTGCGGACCGTGCGGATCCAGCGCTGGCGGGCGCCGTACGAGGCGTACGGGGCGGCGGCGGCCCAGGCGCGGTCGAAGTCGCGGAGGAAGGCGTGCACCGGTTCGCCGGGGACGTTGCGGTGGATGAGGGCTTTCGGGAGGCGTTCTGCCAGGTCGGAGGGGTGGGCCAGGGAGCCGAGCCGGGTGGCGAAGGTGATCGTGCGGGGGCCCTCCGGGCCGAGTGCGACCCAGACGTGCCGACGGCCGATCTCGTCGCAGGTGCCCTCGACGAGCAGGCCACCGGGGCTCCCGACGGGCGGGCCACCGGGGCCCTGGACGGGTGGACCGCCGGGGCCCTGGACGGCCTGCCCGCCGGGACCCCCGACGGGCAGGCCGCCGGGGAAGTGTCTGTCGGGGGAGTAGCCGCTGAGGGGCGTGGCAGGTTCGAGGCGGGCGCACAGGCGTTCCCAGACGGCGGCGACCTCTTCCTCGTCGTACTGGCGCAGGACGTTCGCCGCCCGGATGAGGGTCGGACGGCCCGGCACCGGCACTTCGAAGCCGCCGTGCCGGAAGGTCAGGCCCTCGCGCTCGTACGGCTTCGCCGCCGCGACCCTGGCCGGGTCGATCTCGATGCCGACCACCTGGGTGCGGGGTGCTGCCGCGCGGAGGCGCCCGAGCAGTTCGACCGCCGTCCAGGGGGCCGCGCCGTAGCCGAGGTCCACGGCGAGGGGGGTGGTGGCGCGGCGGAGTGCGGCGCCGTGGGTGGCGGCGATCCAGCGGTCCATGCGGCGCAGGCGGTTGGGGTTGGTGGTGCCGCGCGTCACCGTGCCGAGGGGGTGGGGGGCCATGGGACCGAGGGTATGCGGGCCGGCGTTTCCCGGATGCCGCAGGTTTCGGCAGGGGCTCGGCCCTCCACCCCCCCCAACGACTCACAACTCCAGTCCCTCACCGACCTCAACCCTCGCTCCCCCTCCCTCAACCCCTCAGTCAATCGAACGGTTGAGCGAGACTCGGTAATAATTCAGCAAAGAGGAAATGGAACGGCCCCCTCCGGCGTTTTCGCACACCAGAGGGTTGCGCACGCCCTCGAACGGCATGCCCGGACCGAGGAGGAACGCCACGTGAGCCACTACATCGGCAGGCTCGGGCGACGTTCCCCGGCCGCCACGTCGCGGCTGAGGCTGCACCGGAAGCCGCGCCGGGTCGCGATGCTGTCGGTGCACACGTCGCCGCTGCACCAGCCTGGAACCGGCGACGCGGGCGGCATGAACGTGTACATCGTGGAGCTGGCGCAGCGGCTCGCCGCACAGGGCATCG
Coding sequences:
- a CDS encoding TetR family transcriptional regulator, whose amino-acid sequence is MGRVSQAQAQENRRRVVDTASRLFREQGTHVSVADLMKAAGLTHGAFYKQFASKEALVDEVTAHAFDEFARRFAAGLERHDGQRDAARRALIDAYLSVEHRDNAADGCPVAALAIDVARGPEGREARRTYAEGVADFAAFLAPAEAVADVGGVGGVGGGEGGEGGLARLCTLVGALVLSRATQGSPLSEEILAAAHAALTEAD
- a CDS encoding helix-turn-helix transcriptional regulator, encoding MASLNVGNLGEYLREQRRNAQLSLRQLADAAGVSNPYLSQIERGLRKPSAEVLQQVAKALRISAETLYVRAGILDAERDGEERRREDATRAVILADPTLNERQKQVLLQIYESFRKENGFEIDLGVGAGGGVGVATEAEESSAPGPRTTDGDDAGPRQTAG
- a CDS encoding DUF2516 family protein: MLLTAFSGFVSLLYLAMLLLAVVALVMAAFAREDAYRAADKQNKMFWLILLGVTVVVNLVVPFLFLQIAGLIATIVFLVDVRPALRQVSGGGGGGRRGSSSDGPYGPYNGGR
- a CDS encoding SpoIIE family protein phosphatase, which encodes MPVPVPRQRAIPAVESGQAHAVSAPSGPFGEGPALNASALPPADNSTNPPGPAGAGGPTGPAGPAAQPGGPTNLTVLLIEDDPAGSLNVPGLLDSAGKPIRVRTARNLTEAQRLLTDDVNCILLDLALPAPTRTTDASLGPGVGPGANTGTPTAATTPGSDATAVRTTNDDELAVLKNVLSLAPRHAVLALTDSGDIERGTEAVRVGAQDYLFRDELDGRLLSRAIRYAVERKRSDTAERRLTESKLRAQENARLERGLLPTPLLEGSSLRFAARYRPGRSRALLGGDFYDTVRTPDGTVHVMIGDVCGHGPDEAALGVELRIAWRALTFAGLCGDELLSTLQRVLEHERESDEIFATLCTVDIAPDGRRAGLCLAGHPSPLIARHGQGGATPPTELLPYDNGGPALGLLPNARWPRTQIELGAAWSLMLYTDGLIEGRTGEGKERLGQDGMVEMVRRQLTQGLRGEDLLRAAVNEVRDLNGGELTDDVAVLLLDRDS
- a CDS encoding NlpC/P60 family protein gives rise to the protein MGAGRRNLTMVAVAVVCAMTVLGTPVTAYASQTAPTEPTPSPTPSAGSDTPSGASTPATDSTPVTNEELEAVREKLEGLYHDAAVATDAYNAAEEKADKQSAEIVDLAQEMAKGQAKLDKLQDLIGAAARAQYRGGGLPPEVQLWLSENPQDFLEGADRVRQGQLASKGLLAEMTRTQQDLEQYAEDASARWEKLEANRKAKEKAKKKVKKQIAAAEELEAQLEDDELERLAQLEEDAAQESQAAWLDSGILDEINGKASEQGKKAVKFATEQMGKPYEWGAEGPKTFDCSGLTSQAWASAGRPIPRTSQEQWKRLQHIDIKDMRPGDLVIYNSDASHVAMYMGNGSVIHAPRPGRTVTIAGAGTMQILGVVRPDA
- a CDS encoding class I SAM-dependent methyltransferase, giving the protein MAPHPLGTVTRGTTNPNRLRRMDRWIAATHGAALRRATTPLAVDLGYGAAPWTAVELLGRLRAAAPRTQVVGIEIDPARVAAAKPYEREGLTFRHGGFEVPVPGRPTLIRAANVLRQYDEEEVAAVWERLCARLEPATPLSGYSPDRHFPGGLPVGGPGGQAVQGPGGPPVQGPGGPPVGSPGGLLVEGTCDEIGRRHVWVALGPEGPRTITFATRLGSLAHPSDLAERLPKALIHRNVPGEPVHAFLRDFDRAWAAAAPYASYGARQRWIRTVRTLSADWPVRDGVTRWRQGEVTVAWEALAPRG